The following coding sequences lie in one Glycine soja cultivar W05 chromosome 16, ASM419377v2, whole genome shotgun sequence genomic window:
- the LOC114389325 gene encoding uncharacterized protein LOC114389325 isoform X2 → MKSFDSVTGFILPDPKNRLFLWSVFLVVSLISGAYFVGNAFFAKEYKQRLARWGLIHTMPDSKFNSCKRQCLPFGSEALPEGIIARTSNLEMRPLWDSGKDNAYKSSFPLDCLSCDQGILKRPLNLLAMAVGLEQKEIVNKIVEKFLSSDFVVMLFHYDGFVDGWKSLAWSSRAIHVSAINQTKWWFAKRFLHPDIVVEYNYIFLWDEDLLVDNFDPKRYLSIVKEEGLEISQPALDPTKSEVHHPLTVHKAGSKVHRRYYKLKGSGRCDDKSTAPPCIGWVEMMAPVFSKKSWQCVWHLIQNDLIHAWGLDRQLGYCAQGDRMQNVGVVDSEYIVHLGLPTLGGSNGNEAPSGSSGDNRAKVRMQSYIEMQVFGKRWKDAAEKDKCWIDPYEKANKTGH, encoded by the exons ATGAAGTCTTTCGATTCTGTAACT GGTTTTATCTTGCCAGACCCAAAGAATAGGTTGTTCCTTTGGAGTGTCTTCCTCGTGGTTTCCTTGATTTCTGGTGCATATTTCGTTGGTAATGCATTCTTTGCAAAGGAATACAAACAA AGATTAGCACGATGGGGACTAATTCATACAATGCcagattcaaaatttaattcttgTAAG AGACAATGCTTGCCTTTTGGAAGTGAGGCATTGCCTGAAGGAATTATTGCTAGAACATCTAACTTGGAAATGCGGCCCTTATGGGACTCTGGTAAAGATAAT GCATACAAGTCAAGTTTCCCTCTTGATTGCCTTTCATGCGATCAG GGAATTTTAAAGCGCCCATTGAACTTGTTGGCTATGGCAGTAGGACTTGAGCAAAAAGAAATTGTCAACAAAATTGTTGAAAAG TTCTTGTCAAGTGACTTTGTTGTGATGCTTTTTCACTATGATGGTTTTGTGGATGGATGGAAGAGTTTAGCTTGGAGTAGTCGTGCCATACATGTATCTGCTATCAATCAAACAAAATG GTGGTTTGCGAAGCGGTTTTTGCATCCAGACATAGTTGTTgaatacaattatatatttctttGGGATGAGGACCTTCTTGTTGATAATTTTGACCCAAAAAG GTATTTATCTATTGTTAAAGAAGAGGGACTTGAGATATCACAGCCAGCTCTGGATCCTACCAAATCTGAAGTACATCATCCACTGACAGTCCATAAAGCAGGATCAAAAGTTCACAG AaggtattataaattaaaaggtAGTGGAAGGTGTGATGACAAAAGCACTGCTCCTCCTTGCATTGG TTGGGTGGAAATGATGGCACCAGTGTTTTCTAAAAAGTCTTGGCAGTGTGTATGGCATTTGATCCAG AATGACTTAATCCATGCCTGGGGCCTGGATAGGCAGCTTGGCTATTGTGCACAG GGAGATCGAATGCAAAATGTTGGTGTGGTTGATTCTGAGTACATAGTTCATCTGGGTCTGCCTACTCTTGGGGGCTCAAATGGCAATGAG GCACCATCAGGCTCCTCAGGAGATAATAGAGCTAAA GTTAGGATGCAGTCATACATTGAAATGCAGGTTTTTGGTAAAAGGTGGAAAGATGCAGCAGAGAAAGACAAATGTTGGATTGATCCATATGAAAAGGCAAACAAGACGGGCCATTAG
- the LOC114389325 gene encoding uncharacterized protein LOC114389325 isoform X5 has product MRPLWDSGKDNAYKSSFPLDCLSCDQGILKRPLNLLAMAVGLEQKEIVNKIVEKFLSSDFVVMLFHYDGFVDGWKSLAWSSRAIHVSAINQTKWWFAKRFLHPDIVVEYNYIFLWDEDLLVDNFDPKRYLSIVKEEGLEISQPALDPTKSEVHHPLTVHKAGSKVHRRYYKLKGSGRCDDKSTAPPCIGWVEMMAPVFSKKSWQCVWHLIQNDLIHAWGLDRQLGYCAQGDRMQNVGVVDSEYIVHLGLPTLGGSNGNEAPSGSSGDNRAKVRMQSYIEMQVFGKRWKDAAEKDKCWIDPYEKANKTGH; this is encoded by the exons ATGCGGCCCTTATGGGACTCTGGTAAAGATAAT GCATACAAGTCAAGTTTCCCTCTTGATTGCCTTTCATGCGATCAG GGAATTTTAAAGCGCCCATTGAACTTGTTGGCTATGGCAGTAGGACTTGAGCAAAAAGAAATTGTCAACAAAATTGTTGAAAAG TTCTTGTCAAGTGACTTTGTTGTGATGCTTTTTCACTATGATGGTTTTGTGGATGGATGGAAGAGTTTAGCTTGGAGTAGTCGTGCCATACATGTATCTGCTATCAATCAAACAAAATG GTGGTTTGCGAAGCGGTTTTTGCATCCAGACATAGTTGTTgaatacaattatatatttctttGGGATGAGGACCTTCTTGTTGATAATTTTGACCCAAAAAG GTATTTATCTATTGTTAAAGAAGAGGGACTTGAGATATCACAGCCAGCTCTGGATCCTACCAAATCTGAAGTACATCATCCACTGACAGTCCATAAAGCAGGATCAAAAGTTCACAG AaggtattataaattaaaaggtAGTGGAAGGTGTGATGACAAAAGCACTGCTCCTCCTTGCATTGG TTGGGTGGAAATGATGGCACCAGTGTTTTCTAAAAAGTCTTGGCAGTGTGTATGGCATTTGATCCAG AATGACTTAATCCATGCCTGGGGCCTGGATAGGCAGCTTGGCTATTGTGCACAG GGAGATCGAATGCAAAATGTTGGTGTGGTTGATTCTGAGTACATAGTTCATCTGGGTCTGCCTACTCTTGGGGGCTCAAATGGCAATGAG GCACCATCAGGCTCCTCAGGAGATAATAGAGCTAAA GTTAGGATGCAGTCATACATTGAAATGCAGGTTTTTGGTAAAAGGTGGAAAGATGCAGCAGAGAAAGACAAATGTTGGATTGATCCATATGAAAAGGCAAACAAGACGGGCCATTAG
- the LOC114389325 gene encoding uncharacterized protein LOC114389325 isoform X6 gives MRPLWDSGKDNGILKRPLNLLAMAVGLEQKEIVNKIVEKFLSSDFVVMLFHYDGFVDGWKSLAWSSRAIHVSAINQTKWWFAKRFLHPDIVVEYNYIFLWDEDLLVDNFDPKRYLSIVKEEGLEISQPALDPTKSEVHHPLTVHKAGSKVHRRYYKLKGSGRCDDKSTAPPCIGWVEMMAPVFSKKSWQCVWHLIQNDLIHAWGLDRQLGYCAQGDRMQNVGVVDSEYIVHLGLPTLGGSNGNEAPSGSSGDNRAKVRMQSYIEMQVFGKRWKDAAEKDKCWIDPYEKANKTGH, from the exons ATGCGGCCCTTATGGGACTCTGGTAAAGATAAT GGAATTTTAAAGCGCCCATTGAACTTGTTGGCTATGGCAGTAGGACTTGAGCAAAAAGAAATTGTCAACAAAATTGTTGAAAAG TTCTTGTCAAGTGACTTTGTTGTGATGCTTTTTCACTATGATGGTTTTGTGGATGGATGGAAGAGTTTAGCTTGGAGTAGTCGTGCCATACATGTATCTGCTATCAATCAAACAAAATG GTGGTTTGCGAAGCGGTTTTTGCATCCAGACATAGTTGTTgaatacaattatatatttctttGGGATGAGGACCTTCTTGTTGATAATTTTGACCCAAAAAG GTATTTATCTATTGTTAAAGAAGAGGGACTTGAGATATCACAGCCAGCTCTGGATCCTACCAAATCTGAAGTACATCATCCACTGACAGTCCATAAAGCAGGATCAAAAGTTCACAG AaggtattataaattaaaaggtAGTGGAAGGTGTGATGACAAAAGCACTGCTCCTCCTTGCATTGG TTGGGTGGAAATGATGGCACCAGTGTTTTCTAAAAAGTCTTGGCAGTGTGTATGGCATTTGATCCAG AATGACTTAATCCATGCCTGGGGCCTGGATAGGCAGCTTGGCTATTGTGCACAG GGAGATCGAATGCAAAATGTTGGTGTGGTTGATTCTGAGTACATAGTTCATCTGGGTCTGCCTACTCTTGGGGGCTCAAATGGCAATGAG GCACCATCAGGCTCCTCAGGAGATAATAGAGCTAAA GTTAGGATGCAGTCATACATTGAAATGCAGGTTTTTGGTAAAAGGTGGAAAGATGCAGCAGAGAAAGACAAATGTTGGATTGATCCATATGAAAAGGCAAACAAGACGGGCCATTAG
- the LOC114389325 gene encoding uncharacterized protein LOC114389325 isoform X4, which produces MKSFDSVTGFILPDPKNRLFLWSVFLVVSLISGAYFVGNAFFAKEYKQRLARWGLIHTMPDSKFNSCKRQCLPFGSEALPEGIIARTSNLEMRPLWDSGKDNGILKRPLNLLAMAVGLEQKEIVNKIVEKFLSSDFVVMLFHYDGFVDGWKSLAWSSRAIHVSAINQTKWWFAKRFLHPDIVVEYNYIFLWDEDLLVDNFDPKRYLSIVKEEGLEISQPALDPTKSEVHHPLTVHKAGSKVHRRYYKLKGSGRCDDKSTAPPCIGWVEMMAPVFSKKSWQCVWHLIQNDLIHAWGLDRQLGYCAQGDRMQNVGVVDSEYIVHLGLPTLGGSNGNEAPSGSSGDNRAKVRMQSYIEMQVFGKRWKDAAEKDKCWIDPYEKANKTGH; this is translated from the exons ATGAAGTCTTTCGATTCTGTAACT GGTTTTATCTTGCCAGACCCAAAGAATAGGTTGTTCCTTTGGAGTGTCTTCCTCGTGGTTTCCTTGATTTCTGGTGCATATTTCGTTGGTAATGCATTCTTTGCAAAGGAATACAAACAA AGATTAGCACGATGGGGACTAATTCATACAATGCcagattcaaaatttaattcttgTAAG AGACAATGCTTGCCTTTTGGAAGTGAGGCATTGCCTGAAGGAATTATTGCTAGAACATCTAACTTGGAAATGCGGCCCTTATGGGACTCTGGTAAAGATAAT GGAATTTTAAAGCGCCCATTGAACTTGTTGGCTATGGCAGTAGGACTTGAGCAAAAAGAAATTGTCAACAAAATTGTTGAAAAG TTCTTGTCAAGTGACTTTGTTGTGATGCTTTTTCACTATGATGGTTTTGTGGATGGATGGAAGAGTTTAGCTTGGAGTAGTCGTGCCATACATGTATCTGCTATCAATCAAACAAAATG GTGGTTTGCGAAGCGGTTTTTGCATCCAGACATAGTTGTTgaatacaattatatatttctttGGGATGAGGACCTTCTTGTTGATAATTTTGACCCAAAAAG GTATTTATCTATTGTTAAAGAAGAGGGACTTGAGATATCACAGCCAGCTCTGGATCCTACCAAATCTGAAGTACATCATCCACTGACAGTCCATAAAGCAGGATCAAAAGTTCACAG AaggtattataaattaaaaggtAGTGGAAGGTGTGATGACAAAAGCACTGCTCCTCCTTGCATTGG TTGGGTGGAAATGATGGCACCAGTGTTTTCTAAAAAGTCTTGGCAGTGTGTATGGCATTTGATCCAG AATGACTTAATCCATGCCTGGGGCCTGGATAGGCAGCTTGGCTATTGTGCACAG GGAGATCGAATGCAAAATGTTGGTGTGGTTGATTCTGAGTACATAGTTCATCTGGGTCTGCCTACTCTTGGGGGCTCAAATGGCAATGAG GCACCATCAGGCTCCTCAGGAGATAATAGAGCTAAA GTTAGGATGCAGTCATACATTGAAATGCAGGTTTTTGGTAAAAGGTGGAAAGATGCAGCAGAGAAAGACAAATGTTGGATTGATCCATATGAAAAGGCAAACAAGACGGGCCATTAG
- the LOC114389325 gene encoding uncharacterized protein LOC114389325 isoform X3, whose protein sequence is MKSFDSVTHQGFILPDPKNRLFLWSVFLVVSLISGAYFVGNAFFAKEYKQRLARWGLIHTMPDSKFNSCKRQCLPFGSEALPEGIIARTSNLEMRPLWDSGKDNGILKRPLNLLAMAVGLEQKEIVNKIVEKFLSSDFVVMLFHYDGFVDGWKSLAWSSRAIHVSAINQTKWWFAKRFLHPDIVVEYNYIFLWDEDLLVDNFDPKRYLSIVKEEGLEISQPALDPTKSEVHHPLTVHKAGSKVHRRYYKLKGSGRCDDKSTAPPCIGWVEMMAPVFSKKSWQCVWHLIQNDLIHAWGLDRQLGYCAQGDRMQNVGVVDSEYIVHLGLPTLGGSNGNEAPSGSSGDNRAKVRMQSYIEMQVFGKRWKDAAEKDKCWIDPYEKANKTGH, encoded by the exons ATGAAGTCTTTCGATTCTGTAACT CACCAGGGTTTTATCTTGCCAGACCCAAAGAATAGGTTGTTCCTTTGGAGTGTCTTCCTCGTGGTTTCCTTGATTTCTGGTGCATATTTCGTTGGTAATGCATTCTTTGCAAAGGAATACAAACAA AGATTAGCACGATGGGGACTAATTCATACAATGCcagattcaaaatttaattcttgTAAG AGACAATGCTTGCCTTTTGGAAGTGAGGCATTGCCTGAAGGAATTATTGCTAGAACATCTAACTTGGAAATGCGGCCCTTATGGGACTCTGGTAAAGATAAT GGAATTTTAAAGCGCCCATTGAACTTGTTGGCTATGGCAGTAGGACTTGAGCAAAAAGAAATTGTCAACAAAATTGTTGAAAAG TTCTTGTCAAGTGACTTTGTTGTGATGCTTTTTCACTATGATGGTTTTGTGGATGGATGGAAGAGTTTAGCTTGGAGTAGTCGTGCCATACATGTATCTGCTATCAATCAAACAAAATG GTGGTTTGCGAAGCGGTTTTTGCATCCAGACATAGTTGTTgaatacaattatatatttctttGGGATGAGGACCTTCTTGTTGATAATTTTGACCCAAAAAG GTATTTATCTATTGTTAAAGAAGAGGGACTTGAGATATCACAGCCAGCTCTGGATCCTACCAAATCTGAAGTACATCATCCACTGACAGTCCATAAAGCAGGATCAAAAGTTCACAG AaggtattataaattaaaaggtAGTGGAAGGTGTGATGACAAAAGCACTGCTCCTCCTTGCATTGG TTGGGTGGAAATGATGGCACCAGTGTTTTCTAAAAAGTCTTGGCAGTGTGTATGGCATTTGATCCAG AATGACTTAATCCATGCCTGGGGCCTGGATAGGCAGCTTGGCTATTGTGCACAG GGAGATCGAATGCAAAATGTTGGTGTGGTTGATTCTGAGTACATAGTTCATCTGGGTCTGCCTACTCTTGGGGGCTCAAATGGCAATGAG GCACCATCAGGCTCCTCAGGAGATAATAGAGCTAAA GTTAGGATGCAGTCATACATTGAAATGCAGGTTTTTGGTAAAAGGTGGAAAGATGCAGCAGAGAAAGACAAATGTTGGATTGATCCATATGAAAAGGCAAACAAGACGGGCCATTAG
- the LOC114389325 gene encoding uncharacterized protein LOC114389325 isoform X1: protein MKSFDSVTHQGFILPDPKNRLFLWSVFLVVSLISGAYFVGNAFFAKEYKQRLARWGLIHTMPDSKFNSCKRQCLPFGSEALPEGIIARTSNLEMRPLWDSGKDNAYKSSFPLDCLSCDQGILKRPLNLLAMAVGLEQKEIVNKIVEKFLSSDFVVMLFHYDGFVDGWKSLAWSSRAIHVSAINQTKWWFAKRFLHPDIVVEYNYIFLWDEDLLVDNFDPKRYLSIVKEEGLEISQPALDPTKSEVHHPLTVHKAGSKVHRRYYKLKGSGRCDDKSTAPPCIGWVEMMAPVFSKKSWQCVWHLIQNDLIHAWGLDRQLGYCAQGDRMQNVGVVDSEYIVHLGLPTLGGSNGNEAPSGSSGDNRAKVRMQSYIEMQVFGKRWKDAAEKDKCWIDPYEKANKTGH from the exons ATGAAGTCTTTCGATTCTGTAACT CACCAGGGTTTTATCTTGCCAGACCCAAAGAATAGGTTGTTCCTTTGGAGTGTCTTCCTCGTGGTTTCCTTGATTTCTGGTGCATATTTCGTTGGTAATGCATTCTTTGCAAAGGAATACAAACAA AGATTAGCACGATGGGGACTAATTCATACAATGCcagattcaaaatttaattcttgTAAG AGACAATGCTTGCCTTTTGGAAGTGAGGCATTGCCTGAAGGAATTATTGCTAGAACATCTAACTTGGAAATGCGGCCCTTATGGGACTCTGGTAAAGATAAT GCATACAAGTCAAGTTTCCCTCTTGATTGCCTTTCATGCGATCAG GGAATTTTAAAGCGCCCATTGAACTTGTTGGCTATGGCAGTAGGACTTGAGCAAAAAGAAATTGTCAACAAAATTGTTGAAAAG TTCTTGTCAAGTGACTTTGTTGTGATGCTTTTTCACTATGATGGTTTTGTGGATGGATGGAAGAGTTTAGCTTGGAGTAGTCGTGCCATACATGTATCTGCTATCAATCAAACAAAATG GTGGTTTGCGAAGCGGTTTTTGCATCCAGACATAGTTGTTgaatacaattatatatttctttGGGATGAGGACCTTCTTGTTGATAATTTTGACCCAAAAAG GTATTTATCTATTGTTAAAGAAGAGGGACTTGAGATATCACAGCCAGCTCTGGATCCTACCAAATCTGAAGTACATCATCCACTGACAGTCCATAAAGCAGGATCAAAAGTTCACAG AaggtattataaattaaaaggtAGTGGAAGGTGTGATGACAAAAGCACTGCTCCTCCTTGCATTGG TTGGGTGGAAATGATGGCACCAGTGTTTTCTAAAAAGTCTTGGCAGTGTGTATGGCATTTGATCCAG AATGACTTAATCCATGCCTGGGGCCTGGATAGGCAGCTTGGCTATTGTGCACAG GGAGATCGAATGCAAAATGTTGGTGTGGTTGATTCTGAGTACATAGTTCATCTGGGTCTGCCTACTCTTGGGGGCTCAAATGGCAATGAG GCACCATCAGGCTCCTCAGGAGATAATAGAGCTAAA GTTAGGATGCAGTCATACATTGAAATGCAGGTTTTTGGTAAAAGGTGGAAAGATGCAGCAGAGAAAGACAAATGTTGGATTGATCCATATGAAAAGGCAAACAAGACGGGCCATTAG
- the LOC114390500 gene encoding mitogen-activated protein kinase kinase kinase ANP1-like, with amino-acid sequence MGAIRQQPSEWVKGKLVGCGSFGTVHLAMNKYTGGLFVVKSPHSGVGRQSLDKEVKILKSLNSSPYIVKCLGTEEEEQGKLNIFMEYMAGGNLADMAHKFGGSLDEEVVRVYTREILHGLKHLHQHGIVHCDLKCKNVLLSSSGNIKLADFGSAKRVKEANCWQSIGGTPLWMAPEVLRNESLDFAADIWSLGCTVIEMATGTPPWAHQVSNPTTAVLMIAHGHGIPHFPPHFSKEGLDFLTRCFERHPNKRPTVQDLLTHPFIVSTKQYASSPTSVLEVQNFKDSDDELETCSDQGNHFSITNTTFAFHDDDLKGIPICKPEDISSGNWITVRSG; translated from the coding sequence ATGGGTGCAATACGGCAACAACCCAGTGAATGGGTGAAAGGTAAACTTGTTGGTTGTGGATCTTTTGGCACTGTCCATTTGGCAATGAACAAATACACGGGTGGGCTTTTTGTTGTGAAATCACCACATTCCGGGGTTGGACGGCAGAGTTTGGACAAAGAGGTAAAAATCCTAAAAAGTTTAAATTCATCACCGTATATTGTCAAATGTTTGGGGACAGAGGAGGAGGAGCAAGGCAAACTGAATATTTTTATGGAGTACATGGCTGGGGGGAATCTGGCAGACATGGCGCACAAGTTTGGTGGGTCATTAGATGAAGAGGTGGTTCGGGTGTACACAAGGGAAATTCTTCATGGGTTAAAGCATCTCCACCAACATGGAATTGTGCATTGCGACCTAAAGTGCAAGAACGTGCTTTTGAGCTCATCTGGCAACATCAAGTTGGCAGATTTTGGAAGTGCAAAAAGGGTAAAGGAGGCAAATTGTTGGCAGTCTATTGGTGGGACTCCTCTCTGGATGGCTCCTGAAGTATTGAGGAACGAGTCTCTGGATTTTGCTGCGGATATATGGTCCTTGGGATGTACTGTTATTGAGATGGCTACTGGCACCCCTCCTTGGGCTCATCAGGTTTCAAATCCTACAACTGCTGTGCTCATGATTGCCCATGGTCATGGGATACCTCACTTTCCTCCCCATTTCTCTAAGGAGGGTTTGGATTTCTTGACCAGGTGCTTCGAGAGACATCCCAATAAGAGGCCTACTGTTCAGGACTTACTCACCCATCCATTTATTGTTTCTACAAAACAATATGCTTCTTCCCCGACAAGTGTCTTAGAGGTTCAAAATTTCaaagattcagatgatgaattAGAAACTTGTTCAGATCAGGGGAATCATTTCTCAATCACAAACACTACATTTGCATTTCATGATGATGACCTTAAAGGAATACCAATATGTAAACCCGAAGACATCTCATCAGGGAATTGGATTACTGTTAGATCAGGCTGA
- the LOC114390697 gene encoding uncharacterized protein LOC114390697 has product MPLSRFAAEAFGVVTICLVAILVLLGLMCIAYSFYFRSRIHSQGLVQLKYFSGPWIIRITFILFSIWWGIGEIIRLTLLRSTFHLKWPDTVCKCYIVSNMGFAEPCLFLTLVFLLRAPLQNLETGIMSRKWNVKTSGYILLYCLPMFVLQLFVILVGPQLDKNKGFGKMLPHYFSSAVVASGENDTTLCTYPLLSTILHGLFAIILTSYLFWLGSRILKLVINKGLQKRVYTLLFSVSCFLPLRVLFLGLSVLSGPEHVMFEALVFLAFLALVCCVGLCMCTLVYRPVADCLALGNLQDLEARRLNDDHNDTVSLIANQSYLEDNVEDNARSSPGRYSDASTKRGSISFRTLEKGVTSTGTFVELSLFSPSRSATPPGSPPLLGWPMRSPTQVIGP; this is encoded by the coding sequence ATGCCCCTGTCGAGATTTGCTGCCGAGGCATTCGGTGTGGTGACGATTTGTTTAGTAGCCATCTTGGTTCTTCTTGGGTTGATGTGCATTGCTTACTCATTTTACTTCCGCTCTCGTATTCATAGTCAAGGTTTGGTTCAGCTCAAGTATTTTAGTGGTCCTTGGATCATCAGAATCACATTCATCCTATTTTCAATCTGGTGGGGCATTGGTGAAATTATTCGATTAACTTTGTTAAGGAgtacctttcacttaaaatggCCGGACACTGTCTGCAAATGCTATATTGTATCAAATATGGGATTTGCAGAACCGTGCCTCTTCCTCACACTTGTATTTCTCCTTCGTGCACCTTTACAGAATTTGGAGACTGGAATTATGAGCAGAAAATGGAATGTGAAAACTTCGGGATATATTCTTCTTTACTGCCTTCCAATGTTTGTTCTTCagctttttgttattttggttggACCTCAGTTAGACAAGAATAAGGGTTTTGGAAAAATGTTGCCTCATTATTTTTCAAGTGCAGTGGTTGCCTCTGGGGAGAATGATACCACCCTCTGTACTTACCCTTTACTCAGCACTATTCTCCACGGCCTTTTTGCCATTATCCTGACTTCCTACCTTTTTTGGCTTGGTAGTCGGATTTTGAAATTAGTTATTAACAAGGGTTTGCAGAAGAGGGTTTACACATTGCTATTCTCAGTTTCATGTTTCCTTCCATTAAGGGTTCTTTTTCTTGGTTTATCTGTTTTGTCTGGACCTGAACATGTTATGTTTGAAGCCTTAGTTTTCTTGGCTTTTCTTGCACTAGTATGTTGTGTTGGCTTGTGCATGTGCACACTTGTTTACCGTCCAGTTGCAGATTGCTTAGCGCTGGGAAATCTACAAGACTTAGAAGCCAGGAGGCTTAATGATGATCATAATGATACTGTGTCTCTTATTGCTAATCAGAGTTATCTGGAAGATAATGTTGAAGATAATGCTCGGTCTAGTCCTGGTAGATATTCTGATGCATCGACAAAGCGTGGATCAATTTCATTTCGGACATTGGAAAAGGGGGTTACATCAACTGGAACATTTGTAGAACTAAGCCTCTTCTCTCCCAGCCGCAgtgcaacccctccaggatcgCCTCCTCTTCTAGGTTGGCCTATGCGATCCCCAACACAAGTTATTGGACCATAG